The genomic interval TGTGCtaaaaaagtaaggtgaaaagaaaaactattaatttatttatcaatattaatgttgtccccttcaaagtaatccccctcagatacaatacacttatgccaacggtttttccaatcctcaaagcacttcccattagcacttttcggtatagccttgagctcttccagcgatgcagtctttatctcttcaatcgctgcaaatctccgtcctttcataggtctctttagttttgggaacaagaaaaagtcacatggggccaaatccggtgaatatggtggctgaggcattattgtggtgttgtttttggccaaaaaatctctcataagcaaagatgagtgagcaggcgcattatcgtgatgcaaaagccatgaattgtttttccacaattctggacatttctttcgtattgcttctcgcaaacggcgcataacttccagataatactgttttttgaccgtacgaccatatggtaagaactcctgatgcaccatgccatggtaatcgaagaatagaGTGATCAAAAcattgacatttgatcgaacttggcgtgcttttttcggtcttggctcacctgggctcttccattgtgacgattgggttttggtttcgacatcataaccatatacccatgattcgtcaccagtgtaaatgagtaaatctgggtcgtcgttgacgtcatccaacagctcttgagcgatgctcatgcgacggttcttttggtcaaaattgatcgaacttggcgtgcttttttcggtcttggctcacctgggctcttccattgtgacgattgggttttggtttcgacatcataaccatatacccatgattcgtcaccagtgtaaatgagtaaatctgggtcgtcgttgacgtcatccaacagctcttgagcgatgctcatgcgacggttcttttggtcaaaattcagcagttttggaacaaacttcgctgacacacgactcatgcccaaaacgtttgaaaaaattttatggcACGAgacaagcgatataccgacatcttcagcaacttctctgatagtgattcgacgattttccaaaacaattttcttcactgcttgaacgttttcatcagttgttgacgtgctttggcgtccagagcgaggctcgtcattggcatcttcccggccatcttggaagagtttgtaccacttgtaaacattttttttactcagaacagtttcaccgtatgccactgtcaacatttcaagtgtttcggagcacctaaaaatttgatgcaaatctttgatccatatttttcgatagcaaaaaatcgctgagcacgcaaaacaacgtgttacctttacgcctctcacaactaaacaaaaaaggggattcaattaaaacttggtacagatgttagggaagagtgtaccaacataacaaaacaaaaaaaatcgataaacgaaaatatgttgcccgcgaaatttgaaaagtcgccttactttttgaacacacctcgtatatcTTCAACAGGATCACCagccaagtcgatctagccatgtaaGTCTGGCTAAAATGTTGGGTTATTGCATGAAAATTCTCGGGTTTCCTGCGCTGCGCAACGTATGCCCTGAAAACCGGCTAGCGCCcacatttttcataaaatataaggGAGAGTTCTTATTATCAGTACCCATTAAAAtgccaaacattttaaatccgACTATtcgattaaaaattataaccaaacaataatataaataaacaaataaaatatatggcTAGAATGATAGACATATATTTATGCAGGAAGTCGGCTGTGTAcgacattttttttaccacCCCAGATATTGAAAGTGTTAAGGAACTAGGAATGAACGATAGATGGCGCTTTTGTGCAGTGTGCAACCTTGCACTCCAATTCTCTCAGTAACAGGGTAAGAAGGTTTCAATCataagtttgcaacgcagtaaaggagacctTTCCGACCACATAACgtatatattttctagatCAGCatgccatgtccgtctgtccgtttttaGGCAAACTAGTCTTTCCTTATTtcagaaatacaaaaattgcATGCTCACAATCACCCTCGCCAATAACAACGTTATTAATCACAACGACCTTAAATCTATCTTCGACGAACAGCTCACAGAGGTCCCCATAGTTAGTCTTATGGATGTATCTAAgattacaatttttcaatctaATGTTTTTATCCATGTTATTGTGCAGTATCCTAGAGTTAAgcttatttgtaaaaaaaaatcctgCTCTTCCCTGTCGCACACTACCATACTATACTACAAATTGAAGACAACATCGTGGCGGAATGCGATGACGGAATCCTAACAGTCTCTGATTGTGCAAAAAGGCGTCTCACGACATGCAGGCGGGGCGGATACATGCCGGATGCGGCCCAGCAATCTAGAACCCCTTACTATCGTGGACGACGGAGTAATAATCGTCAACGAGAAACTTACGAGGATTACCATCGATGACGGTCGCACAACAACCATAATTGAGACCCACCTTATTACCTTCGATAGAAAGGCGGTGAT from Drosophila biarmipes strain raj3 unplaced genomic scaffold, RU_DBia_V1.1 ptg000007l, whole genome shotgun sequence carries:
- the LOC127011732 gene encoding protein GVQW3-like, producing the protein MDQRICIKFCVKNKIKCSETLEMLTVAYGETVLSKKNVYKWYKLFQDGREDANDEPRSGRQSTSTTDENVQAVKKIVLENRRITIREVAEDVGISLVSCHKIFSNVLGMSRVSAKFVPKLLNFDQKNRRMSIAQELLDDVNDDPDLLIYTGDESWVYGYDVETKTQSSQWKSPGEPRPKKARQVRSILTKRTVA